In Altererythrobacter aquiaggeris, the genomic stretch GCCGTACTGGCGCGGAAACTGGCCGTAAGCGCCGCAATCACCAATCCGATTGCAGCAAGGCCGGGTGTGCCGGCCAGCAATCCCAGCAGCAGAAAATGCAGGGTCGGCCCATTAAGCCCGAGCAAGGCTGCGGCCGGAAACGCTGCCAGGATCAGCGGCGGGCCAAAGCCGAGCCAATGGGCAAACAGCCGCGATGCCATTGCCGCCTCGTCGGAAATTCCGCGCAGGAAAAACTGGTCGAACACCCCGTTTTCAAGATCCGGCGCAACCAGACGGTCAAGCGGCAGCAGCGCGGCGAGCAGCGCGGCAATCCATGCGGTGCCGCCGCCCGTGCGGGCAAGCAGCGCCGGCTCCGGCCCGACAGCGAAGGGGTAAAGCATCGCCACGGCCAGAAAGAACAGCACCGGCAGCACGCTGCCCCCGCGCTTGCCGCCCGGCATCAGCACGGCAACATCGCGTTTGAATATTTGCCACAGCGCGCCGGTCATGATGCAAATCCGGTCAGGTCCAGCCGCTGCATATTCTCGAGCGCAAACGGCTGGTGCGAAGCGATCACGGCAATACCGCCCGCCATGCAGTGATCGGCCACAAGTCTTTCGACGATCGCGACCGCATCCGTGTCGAGGCCGTTGAGCGGTTCGTCGAGCAACCAGACAGGTGCCCGCTGTGCAGCCATCCGCGCAATCGCGGCGCGCTTTCGCTGGCCGGTGGACAGGAAGCGGACGGGCACGTCCATCAATTCGCCCAGCCCAAACGTTGCGCTATCTGCGGGACTTCCATCCACCTTGTTCCAAAAGGCCAGCGCCCCGCCAAGCGTGCGATATTCGTCAAGCGCGGCATGATCGTCGAGCAATGCGGTCCCGCCGGCACGCTGAACCGCCCCCTCATAGGGGCGTAGCAATCCGCCAAGAATACGGATCAGGCTGGATTTGCCGATCCCGTTGGGGCCCGCGATATGCAGCGCATGGCCGCCCACCAGCGCAAGATCCACGCCCGCAAACAGCAACCGGTCGCCGCGGCGGCAGGCGATTTTGCTGGCGGTGAGAGTGCAGGCTTGCATGGCGCAAGCGGTTAGGCGAAAGCGTGGCGGCTAACAAGGAGAGCGCAATGTCTATCGAAAAGCTGAGTGATGCCGAGCGTGACGCGATGCTGGCAGAATATCCCGGCTGGACCCTGCGCGGCGATGCTGTGGCTATCGAGCGCAAGTTTGAATTTTCCGATTTCAGCGAAGCCTTTGCCTTCATGACCCGCGTCGCGCTTCTGGCTGAAAGCCAGGATCACCATCCCGAATGGTTCAACGTCTATAACCGTGTGGACATTACGCTGACCACGCATGATGCGGGCGGCCTGTCGGCGCGCGACGCGGCGATGGTCAAATCAATCGAGGCGCTGCTTTAACGCGGTCAATCGTCAAGCGGGCCCTGCGTGCTGCGAATTTGCTTGCGCAGCCGCCCGGGCATCCAGCGTGCCGCAAAGGCCAGGCTTTTTGCAGTCTTGCCGACAGGTGTATGCAACTTATCGCCGTGAACTGCATTCCAGGCCGCTTCGGCCACTTCGGCGACCGGGGTTATTTCCAGACCGCTTGCCTTCACCCGCTCGCGCACGCCGCTGTTGGTATGCGCGTTGATCGAGAGATCCAGCAGCGGTGTGTCGATGAAACTGGGCATCAGCGAACGCACCTTGATGCCGTCGGCCAGCCATTCCGCATCAAGCGATTCCGTAACCGCGCGAACACCGAATTTCGTCGCGCAATATACTGAACCGCCCGGCGAACCATAGATACCAGCGGCGCTGGCGGTGTTGAGCAGGCACGATCCCGGTGCGGTCTTTCGAAGGTGCGGATAGACCGCTTGCGCGCCAAACATCACGCCTTTCAGATTTATGTCGAGGCAGCGCTCGATTTCCTCGGGTGAGTTTTCGGCGAGTGGCCCGCCGATGGGAATTCCGGCGTTATTCGCCATCACATCGATCCGGCCGCCAGCTGCGGTCGAGAAAGCGTCCAGTGCCTTTTCCCATGCGGCGCGGTCGCGGACGTCGAATTTGTGCGAATAATGGTATCCGCCGGGCAGCAGGCCTTCGGTTTCCTTCATGCCGGCCGCGTCAATATCACCCAGCCCGATGAACCAGCCGCGTTCGCCGAAATACCGGGCAATTGCGCGGCCGATGCCGGAGCCGCCGCCAGTGATGAAAATTGCCTTGCGGTCCGTCATGATATTCCGATCCAAAAGAAAAGCCGCGCGCAGGACTAGCTGCGCGCGGCCTTGATGTCAGTAGCTGAGTTTGCCTGAGAATTCAGCCTCCGGTCGCTTCGCGAAGTCCCTGCACGAAGTCCGCGCCCTCGATGATCTGTGCGGTCGAATTCTTGACCGTGTTGCCAATCGGTTCCGCACGTCCGCCAAGACAGGTTGCGAGAAAGTTTTCGGTCACAGCGTTAAAGGCGATGTTATTGGCCGGTTTGGCAAAGCCATGCCCTTCGTCGGGATAAAGCACGTAAGTCACCGGAATGCCCTTGGCTTTCATGGCTTCGACAATCTGGTCGCTCTCTGCCTGGTTGACGCGGGGATCGTTGGCACCCTGACCGATCAGCAGCGGTTTGGTGATCTTGTCGGCGCTGTTAAGCGGGCTGCGCTCCTTCAGCATCGCAAGGCCTTCAGGCGTATTGGGATTACCCATCCGTTCGTGGAATTGCGCGATCATCGGCTCCCAATATGGCGGGATCGTCGCGAGCAATGTCTCGAGGTTGGACGGGCCGACGATATCCACACCGCAGGCAAATTCTTCGGGCGTGAAGGTCAGGCCAGCCAGCGTGGCATATCCGCCATAAGACCCGCCCATAATCGCGACCTTGTCATCCATGGTCACACCCGATGCCACGGCATAATTCACCGCATCGATCAGATCGTCGTGCATCTTTTTGCCCCATTCGAGGTCACCGGCAGAGATGAACTCCTTGCCAAAACCTGTCGAGCCGCGGAAGTTCACACTCATGACGGCATAACCGCGATTGGCGAGCCATTGGTGATATGGGTTAAAGCCATATCCATCGCGTGCCCATGGGCCGCCGTGGACCAGCAGAACCATCGGCACCGGCGCATCGGGCACGCCGTCGGCATTGCTGTCGCTGCCCGGCGGAAGCGTCAGATAGCTGGGCAGGGTCAGGCCGTCCCGGCTCTTGATTTCAAGCCCGTACATCGGCTGGAGCGGGGCACCCTCCAGATCAGGCCGCGTCATGTAAAAATCGCTCAGCGTGCGGGCCTTGCGGTCATAAAGATAGACCTTGCCCGGGGTGGTGAGCGGATCGTTCCAGACCACCCATTTGTCGTCGGCCTTGGTGCGTGACGATACGCCAAAGTCGCCTTCGAACTTGCTGTCGAGCCAATCGAGCGACGCTTTCACCTCGGGATCGGTCGCGGTCCATTCGGTGCGCAAATAGGTGATGCTGGTGGCTTCGATTTCGCCGGTCACCGGATCGGACATGGCGCCGCCGATATCGGCCTTGTCGCTTTGAGCCAGAACGGTTTTCTTGCCGGTTGCAACATCTTCGGCAATCAGCGCGGCCGTGTTCCGGCCGCGGCTGTCGATCCAGTACATGGTTTTGCCGTCACTGGTAAATCCGGCGGGCTGGGTGGTCAGCGAATCTGCCAGACCCGTGCTTTCCGAAGCCTCGTCGGCAACGACACCATCGGTAATTTTGTAGAAATCCATGCCGCCGGCCGGATTGGGCTTCAGCGCCATCCTCAGGTTTAACAGATCGTCGGCGAGAAATCCGGCGAAACCATCATTCTGCATTACAAGTTTCAGCTGTCCCGTTGTCAGGTCGAGCAGATGGACATCGTGCAGGCGCGGATCACGGTTGTTTACGCCAACCAGCATTTTATCGGGATAGGCAATTGACGTTCCGACAACCTGCACCCGCGTATTTTCGAACGGCGTAAGCGTGCGCTCCTCGCCGCTGGCAATATCGATGCCGTAAAGCAGGAAGTTCTCGTCGCCGCCCTTGTCCTGGACATAAAGCAGGTTTTTGGAATCGCCGGACCAGAAATACTGCCGGATCGGCCGGTCGGTTGCGTCTGTCATAACCTTGGCCGAACCAAGGTCGTCAGCCGGCGCAAGCCAGACATTCATCACATCGTCCTGCGGGGCCAGCCAGCTTACCCATTTGCCATCGGGGCTGAGCTTTCCGGAAGATCGGGTGGGGTTACCGAAAAGGACTTCACGCGGGATAAGTGCCGCTTGTGCCGCGGGCGTTGAAGTCACGTTATTGCTTGCTGTCATGGCACCTTCGTTTGTCGAATATGTTGAACACCCTGCGGTCAGACCTGCTGCAAGTGCAGCAAGCGCAACAGAGCGAAAGATTTTTGCGGAAACTGGCATAATTCATCCTCCCCTATGGCTGTGTTATCAGCGCAATACACATATCGTTATGAGATGGCAAGATTATGACATCAGGGCACTTTGTCAAAGCGCAGGATTGTCATAAGCGTGCCAGGTCAGGATGGCGACCGAACCGCGGTGCGGCGACCACGCCTGCGCCAGCGTGCGGGCCTCGTTCTCGGACGGACGTTCAGGCAGGCCCAGCATCGTATGCAGAGCAGCCTGCACCGCCAGATCGCCGGCTGGCCAGATATCCGCGCGCCCTTCTGCAAACAGCAGATAGATTTCGGCAGACCACCGGCCGATGCCCTTGATCCGCGTAAGTTGTTGGACCGCGTCCTCATCACTTTGCGGCAAGTTGTCGATGTCCAATTCGTCATCGACCACCAGTTCGCATAATGACCGGGCATAACCTTGCTTCTGGCGCGACAGGCCGCAGCCGCGCAGGGCGTCGAAATCTGCATCCAGCAAGTCCTGCGGCGGTATATCTTCGCCCAGCAGACCTTCCAGCTTGTTCCAGACCGATGCTGCCGAGGCTACGCTGACCTGTTGCCCCACGATGGTGCGCAGCAAGGTGCGATAGCCGGTCGGGCGGATGCGCGGTTCGGGATAACCGACCCGCTCGATCACCGCGGCGAACTTCGGCTCGATTTTGACGACAGCATCCAGCCCGTCGCGGATTTGCTGCTTGCTCAGCGCCATAAATGTCTTTCTCCCGGCAAAATGTCTGCCTTGCCAAACCCGGAACGCAGTGCTTAACAGCCCGCCGAACAGGCCGATAGGGCCGACCAAAAGGAATTGCGCACCATGCCCAGATTAGTCGTCACCAACCGCGAAGGTGTCGAAACCGAAGTCGAGGTCGAAGACGGTCTGACCGTGATGGAAGCAATCCGCGACAACGGCTTCGACGAATTGCTGGCGCTGTGCGGCGGCTGCTGTTCCTGCGCCACGTGCCATGTTCTGATTGATCCGGCTTTCTCCGACAAACTGCCCGCGATGACGGAAGACGAAGACGATCTGCTGGAAAGCAGCGACCACCGCGGCGCCACCTCGCGGCTGGGTTGCCAGGTTCCTTTCACGGCAGAACTTGACGGTTTGAAGGTGACGATTGCGCCGGAAGACTGAATTGTCGGCGTGATAGGCCAATTGCGTTGCGATAATCGCGGCCGGGTCCTATTTCGCGCACTATGAACACTTTGACTGCCAATACTCTCGATCTGATCGGCAACACGCCGCTCGTGCGGCTGAATGGCCCGAGCGAGGCAGCCGGCTGCGATATTTTCGGAAAGTGCGAATTTGCCAATCCCGGCGCATCGGTGAAAGACCGCGCTGCGCTGTATATCGTGCGCGACGCGGAAGAGCAGGGAATGCTGAAACCGGGCGGCACGATTGTCGAAGGCACGGCCGGCAACACCGGGATTGGCCTTGCGCTTGTCGCCAATGCCCTGGGCTACAAGACGATCATCGTGATGCCCGAGACACAAAGCCGCGAGAAAATGGATACGCTTCGCGCGCTGGGCGCGGAGTTGGTGCTGGTGCCAGCTGCGCCGTTTTCCAATCCGGGCCATTTCGTCCACACATCCCGCCGTCTGGCGGATGAAACGGAAGGGGCGATCTGGGCAAACCAGTTTGACAACACAGCCAACCGCAAGGCCCACATAGAAGGCACCGCAGCAGAACTGTGGGAGCAGATGGACGGGCGAATTGACGGCTTTACCTGTGCCGCCGGAACCGGCGGAACGATTGCAGGTGTGGGCATGGGTCTGAAAGAGAAAGACGAAAAGGTCCAGATTGCCCTGACCGACCCGCACGGCGCAGCGCTCTATTCCTATTACGCCTGCGGTGAACTGGCCAGCGAGGGAAATTCGGTGGCGGAAGGCATCGGCCAGGGCCGGATCACCGCCAATCTGGAAGGCGCGCCAATCGATACCCAGTTCCGGATTTCCGATGAGGAAGGCCTTGAATGGGTCGCGCGGCTGCTTCGCGAGGAAGGGCTATGTCTTGGCTTGTCGTCCGGCATCAATGTCGCGGGCGCGGTCGCGCTAGGCAAACAGCTGATAAGCCAAGGTTACCAGCAGCCGCGCGTCGCGACCATTCTTTGCGATACAGGGTTCAGATATCTATCCTCGCTATATAATGCGCAATGGCTGAAGGCGAAGGGCTTGCCCGTTTTCGAATGGCTGGAAACCGCCAACGATTGACTAGCCCGCACTATCGATTAGCTTTGGAGCATGTCTGACATCTTTGATATCAAGCGATCCGGTCAGGATAGCGAACCTGTCAATCCTGTGGCCGCCTCGGCTACCCTGGGCGGTACGCGTGCGCAGACGGTGCAACGCTTGCAAGTCGGGCTGGTCGGTTTGGCAACCATGGTCCTGCTTGTCGGGCTCGCCAGCATAATCAATGACCGGGCATCCGAAAGCGAGGCCGCTCGCGTGCCCGAAGCGAGTGCGACTATGGCGCCCAGTGCGATAGAATCTCCGAAAAGCGATCCGCTTGTCGATGCCGGCGTAGTGCCGGATTTACCGCTGGTCGAATCCGGCGAGACACCCGACACACAGGGGCCAGTCCTGCCCGAACAGGGCAAGAATGTTGTCCCGGACTAGCATATCGGGCGTAACGGGACTGTGCGCAATTCTGGTCGGCGTCGCTGCATTGACGGCGTGCGCCGGTCCCCATGAGCGCCGCAATCTCGGGCTGTTCTCTACCTTGCCGATCTATTGGGGCGAGGTCGCCTCAATCGACGATATGCTCGCACCCGCCGAGGAGCCGCACTGGGCGAAAACGAGTTTGGCCAAAGAATTTGATCTGGTGCCGCTCGATGCGCTGATTGCAGAGGGCGAGGATTCCGGCTCGTTGCAGCAGTTTGGCCATCTCATTCTGGCGCAGCCCAGAGCGCTGTCGGCGGCGGAGAATGTCGCGTTGGACAATTGGGTGCGCCGCGGCGGGAAAGTGCTGATTTTTGCGGACCCCATGCTGACGCGCCACTCGCGTTTTTCGATCGGCGACCGCCGGAGGGCACAGGATGTCGTGATGTTATCACCCATCTTGCGCCGGTGGGGGCTGGAGCTGCAATTCGATGACAGCGAACAGGAAGGCGAGCGAAACTCGCCGATTGATGGCATCGCGGTTCCGCTCAACCTTGCCGGCAGTTTTGCGCTCTCAGCCGTGTCGCAGGATGCGCCGTCGCAGTGCGCTTTGTCCGCAGATAATGTTCTGGCCGAGTGCCGCATCGGTGATGGCCGTGCAGTCATTCTCGCAGACGCTGCGGTGCTCGAGGTGCATGGTCAGGACGAGAACCGCCTGCGCGCTGTCGCGCTGGAAAAACTTGTCGAAAAAGCGTTCGACTCGCTTTGAGGCAAATATACGGGAATACGCGGGAAAGGGTCCGCAACCTGATACTTGCCAGCGATTAAATCCCATGATTTCAGTATGGCGCGGCAGGCTGTCAAAGCCAGATTCAGGAGATATACGCCGAATGCGCGAGAAAGAAATTGAGTAAATTTATATAGTTACCGAAGTTACCCGCAATTTCCCGCACTTTTCCCTTCCAAACAAGCCCCCTGAAGGTTAATACCCTATCCATTGAACAGGTTTTCTGTGCTGCGCTTCGATTTTGTCGGGGCGAGCCGGTTGCGGGTGTCCGCTTCCGGTCGCGCGGAAGTCATGTTTGCAGAGCGGAAGGCAGCTCTGGCGGGGATAAGGTTGAGGGATTGGTCGAAGTGGCGGGAGCACTTCATAGCGGATATAACGGGCAGGCCTTTTCGCCGCAGGGCGATAAGGGCCGGTTTGTTTTACCACCAAACTTTCGCAAGGCTGTCAAAGCCTCGAGCGAAGGCCGCGTGCTGTGCCTGGCCAAGCATGACCGTTGGACCTGCCTGACGGGTTTCGGGCTCAGCCGCAAAATCGAACTCGACGCAGAGTTGGACCGCGAAGAAAACCAGGCGCTTGCGCTGGGCCAACATTATGATCGCGACCTGCATGCCATCAGCAAGTTCGGTTTTAACGAGTTGCCGTTTGATGACAGTGGCCGTTTTACGATGCCCGACCATCTCGCCGAACTCGGCAAAATCGGTGACCAGCTGTATTTTCAGGGTGCGGGCCGTTTCTTCACCATCTGGAACCCGGCCGAACTTCAGCGGATGGGCAATGGGTTGGAGAGCGCGCAGGTTGCCTGCGCCAAACTCGTCGCCGAATTCGAAGCGAAGCGGAATTGAGCATGGCCAAGGCCCCCCATATTCCGGTTTTGCTGGGCGAAGTAATCGAGGCTTTGGCACCGCAGCCAGGTGACGTTATCGTGGATGCGACTTTCGGTGCCGGCGGATACAGCCGCGGACTGCTGGATGCAGGAGCGACCGTACACGCATTTGACCGCGATCCCGATGCAATCGCTGCGGCGCAAGGGTGGAGCGAAATTTCCGGAGTTCCGCCGCGTTTGATCCTGCATGAGCGGCGTTTTTCTGAAATGGTGTCGGCACTGCGCGAAGCAGGCGTCGCACATGTTGACGGTATTACGATGGATGTCGGCGTGTCGTCGATGCAGCTTGATCAACCTGAGCGCGGGTTCGCGTTCTCCACTAGCGGGCCGCTCGATATGCGCATGAGCCGCGATGGCGAGAGCGCCGCAGATTTTCTCAATGCAGCGGACGAAGACGATATTGCAAACGTGCTTTACCAATACGGCGAGGAACGCCAGTCGCGCCGTGTCGCCCGCGCGATCGTGGCCGCCCGCCCGCTGGAAACAACCGGCGATCTGGCCCGTGTGGTTCGCAAGGCGCTGGGGCATCATCCCGGCGCACCCAAAGATCCTGCGACCCGCAGTTTTCAGGCTGTGCGCATCCATGTGAATGCGGAATTGGCAGAGCTTGAAGCAGGGCTCGAAGCCGCTGAAGAGCTGCTGCGCCCCGGCGGCCGCCTGGCAGTCGTAAGTTTTCACAGTCTTGAAGACCGGATCGTAAAGCGCTTCCTTCGATCCGCAGCCCGTGCCAGCGCCCCCACTTCGCGCCACATGCCTGCCGGCAATGTCGGGCCCGACCCGGTGTTCGCCAAAGTATCGAAAGCTATCCGACCTTCGGATTCCGAGACATCGCGCAACCCGCGCGCACGTTCGGCGACCTTGCGCCACGCTATCCGCACACAGGCGCCGGCACGGCAGGTGGCGGCATGATCGTCAGCGGATCACGTTTGCGCCAGATCGGCTGGGCCGCTGTGTTTGCGGTGTGTCTCGCCGCCTTTACGATGCTGACATTCAGGGTGAATGCGCTCAAGGCTGATGTGCAACATGCCGAGCGCCAGATCGTTCGGCTGGAACGCGCCAAAACCTTGCTTGAAACCGAATTTCAGACCCGCGCCAATCAGCAACAGCTTGCGGACTGGAATGAGGTGGAATTCGGTTACCGTGCGCCAGAGGCCGGCCAATATCTCGAAGGCGAAAGACAACTTGCCAGCCTTGGCGAGCCGCGGCTCGCCGATGCTCCGTCTCCCATCCGTGTCGCGCATAAGGCAGCGCCAAAGGGATTACAGATAATTGCGATGGTCTCGCCCATGACGGGCACTGCAAACGGCGATGGCGAACCGAAGAAAAGCGAGCGCGGAAAACGCAAACTGGATCTGGCCGAACGGCTGGCGATGGTGGATTTGTTGCCCGAAGTGCCAGATACGTCAAACATCGCCACCGAGACCGGCGAATGACCGCGATGGCAGTTAGCACGGCGCTCGCAACCGGCCGTGTCCAGCTGGTTGACATTCGCCGCAGCTCGCTCGGCGTGGCGCGGTTGCGCGTCTTGTGGGTGCTGGGCATTTTT encodes the following:
- a CDS encoding heme exporter protein CcmB: MTGALWQIFKRDVAVLMPGGKRGGSVLPVLFFLAVAMLYPFAVGPEPALLARTGGGTAWIAALLAALLPLDRLVAPDLENGVFDQFFLRGISDEAAMASRLFAHWLGFGPPLILAAFPAAALLGLNGPTLHFLLLGLLAGTPGLAAIGLVIAALTASFRASTALAGMMVIPLAVPILVFGAGSLETANYSGIALAGAFSLLLMAIAPFAAGAAIRAAREG
- the ccmA gene encoding heme ABC exporter ATP-binding protein CcmA, which gives rise to MQACTLTASKIACRRGDRLLFAGVDLALVGGHALHIAGPNGIGKSSLIRILGGLLRPYEGAVQRAGGTALLDDHAALDEYRTLGGALAFWNKVDGSPADSATFGLGELMDVPVRFLSTGQRKRAAIARMAAQRAPVWLLDEPLNGLDTDAVAIVERLVADHCMAGGIAVIASHQPFALENMQRLDLTGFAS
- a CDS encoding 4a-hydroxytetrahydrobiopterin dehydratase, with the translated sequence MSIEKLSDAERDAMLAEYPGWTLRGDAVAIERKFEFSDFSEAFAFMTRVALLAESQDHHPEWFNVYNRVDITLTTHDAGGLSARDAAMVKSIEALL
- a CDS encoding SDR family oxidoreductase; this encodes MTDRKAIFITGGGSGIGRAIARYFGERGWFIGLGDIDAAGMKETEGLLPGGYHYSHKFDVRDRAAWEKALDAFSTAAGGRIDVMANNAGIPIGGPLAENSPEEIERCLDINLKGVMFGAQAVYPHLRKTAPGSCLLNTASAAGIYGSPGGSVYCATKFGVRAVTESLDAEWLADGIKVRSLMPSFIDTPLLDLSINAHTNSGVRERVKASGLEITPVAEVAEAAWNAVHGDKLHTPVGKTAKSLAFAARWMPGRLRKQIRSTQGPLDD
- a CDS encoding S9 family peptidase yields the protein MPVSAKIFRSVALAALAAGLTAGCSTYSTNEGAMTASNNVTSTPAAQAALIPREVLFGNPTRSSGKLSPDGKWVSWLAPQDDVMNVWLAPADDLGSAKVMTDATDRPIRQYFWSGDSKNLLYVQDKGGDENFLLYGIDIASGEERTLTPFENTRVQVVGTSIAYPDKMLVGVNNRDPRLHDVHLLDLTTGQLKLVMQNDGFAGFLADDLLNLRMALKPNPAGGMDFYKITDGVVADEASESTGLADSLTTQPAGFTSDGKTMYWIDSRGRNTAALIAEDVATGKKTVLAQSDKADIGGAMSDPVTGEIEATSITYLRTEWTATDPEVKASLDWLDSKFEGDFGVSSRTKADDKWVVWNDPLTTPGKVYLYDRKARTLSDFYMTRPDLEGAPLQPMYGLEIKSRDGLTLPSYLTLPPGSDSNADGVPDAPVPMVLLVHGGPWARDGYGFNPYHQWLANRGYAVMSVNFRGSTGFGKEFISAGDLEWGKKMHDDLIDAVNYAVASGVTMDDKVAIMGGSYGGYATLAGLTFTPEEFACGVDIVGPSNLETLLATIPPYWEPMIAQFHERMGNPNTPEGLAMLKERSPLNSADKITKPLLIGQGANDPRVNQAESDQIVEAMKAKGIPVTYVLYPDEGHGFAKPANNIAFNAVTENFLATCLGGRAEPIGNTVKNSTAQIIEGADFVQGLREATGG
- a CDS encoding DNA-3-methyladenine glycosylase 2 family protein, with amino-acid sequence MALSKQQIRDGLDAVVKIEPKFAAVIERVGYPEPRIRPTGYRTLLRTIVGQQVSVASAASVWNKLEGLLGEDIPPQDLLDADFDALRGCGLSRQKQGYARSLCELVVDDELDIDNLPQSDEDAVQQLTRIKGIGRWSAEIYLLFAEGRADIWPAGDLAVQAALHTMLGLPERPSENEARTLAQAWSPHRGSVAILTWHAYDNPAL
- a CDS encoding ferredoxin — translated: MPRLVVTNREGVETEVEVEDGLTVMEAIRDNGFDELLALCGGCCSCATCHVLIDPAFSDKLPAMTEDEDDLLESSDHRGATSRLGCQVPFTAELDGLKVTIAPED
- a CDS encoding cysteine synthase A, with protein sequence MNTLTANTLDLIGNTPLVRLNGPSEAAGCDIFGKCEFANPGASVKDRAALYIVRDAEEQGMLKPGGTIVEGTAGNTGIGLALVANALGYKTIIVMPETQSREKMDTLRALGAELVLVPAAPFSNPGHFVHTSRRLADETEGAIWANQFDNTANRKAHIEGTAAELWEQMDGRIDGFTCAAGTGGTIAGVGMGLKEKDEKVQIALTDPHGAALYSYYACGELASEGNSVAEGIGQGRITANLEGAPIDTQFRISDEEGLEWVARLLREEGLCLGLSSGINVAGAVALGKQLISQGYQQPRVATILCDTGFRYLSSLYNAQWLKAKGLPVFEWLETAND
- a CDS encoding Gldg family protein, with the protein product MLSRTSISGVTGLCAILVGVAALTACAGPHERRNLGLFSTLPIYWGEVASIDDMLAPAEEPHWAKTSLAKEFDLVPLDALIAEGEDSGSLQQFGHLILAQPRALSAAENVALDNWVRRGGKVLIFADPMLTRHSRFSIGDRRRAQDVVMLSPILRRWGLELQFDDSEQEGERNSPIDGIAVPLNLAGSFALSAVSQDAPSQCALSADNVLAECRIGDGRAVILADAAVLEVHGQDENRLRAVALEKLVEKAFDSL
- a CDS encoding division/cell wall cluster transcriptional repressor MraZ, which gives rise to MAGALHSGYNGQAFSPQGDKGRFVLPPNFRKAVKASSEGRVLCLAKHDRWTCLTGFGLSRKIELDAELDREENQALALGQHYDRDLHAISKFGFNELPFDDSGRFTMPDHLAELGKIGDQLYFQGAGRFFTIWNPAELQRMGNGLESAQVACAKLVAEFEAKRN
- the rsmH gene encoding 16S rRNA (cytosine(1402)-N(4))-methyltransferase RsmH is translated as MAKAPHIPVLLGEVIEALAPQPGDVIVDATFGAGGYSRGLLDAGATVHAFDRDPDAIAAAQGWSEISGVPPRLILHERRFSEMVSALREAGVAHVDGITMDVGVSSMQLDQPERGFAFSTSGPLDMRMSRDGESAADFLNAADEDDIANVLYQYGEERQSRRVARAIVAARPLETTGDLARVVRKALGHHPGAPKDPATRSFQAVRIHVNAELAELEAGLEAAEELLRPGGRLAVVSFHSLEDRIVKRFLRSAARASAPTSRHMPAGNVGPDPVFAKVSKAIRPSDSETSRNPRARSATLRHAIRTQAPARQVAA